The following are encoded in a window of Armatimonadota bacterium genomic DNA:
- a CDS encoding sugar ABC transporter permease: MAVADADLSAAPARPRVDWTPYLLVVPVVLFLAVFFLYPMAQAIWLAVDDPAGGLTPAHLRRMAADLYFRPALRFTLVITALAVPLQVALGLAIALLVHARFRGHGAFLYLTALPLGISDLAAGLIWLSIFTERGYLNALLQTLGVIAHPVVFLTLERPGWLLAAIVAAEVWRATAIVMVILLAGLQLIPRDYAETAAVFGAGPWQTLRHVILPLLRPSLQTALIIRTILAFQLFATVVALAGRQVPVLAGEAYFWYALYRSPQVASAYAVLILLLSGAVTWVYLRGLAPRAGEGRA, encoded by the coding sequence ATGGCCGTGGCTGATGCCGACCTCTCCGCCGCGCCGGCCCGCCCGCGGGTGGACTGGACCCCGTACCTGCTGGTGGTGCCGGTGGTGCTGTTTCTCGCGGTGTTCTTCCTCTATCCCATGGCTCAGGCCATCTGGCTGGCCGTGGACGATCCGGCGGGCGGGCTGACCCCGGCCCACCTGCGGCGCATGGCCGCCGACCTGTACTTCCGCCCCGCGCTGCGGTTCACGCTGGTCATCACCGCGCTGGCGGTGCCCCTGCAGGTGGCCCTGGGCCTGGCCATCGCCCTGCTGGTGCACGCCCGCTTCCGGGGCCACGGGGCGTTCCTGTACCTGACGGCGCTGCCCCTGGGCATCTCCGACCTGGCGGCCGGGCTGATCTGGCTGTCGATCTTCACCGAACGGGGCTATCTCAACGCCCTCCTGCAGACCCTGGGGGTGATCGCGCACCCGGTGGTGTTCCTGACCCTGGAGCGGCCCGGGTGGCTCCTGGCCGCGATCGTCGCCGCCGAGGTGTGGCGCGCCACGGCCATCGTGATGGTCATCCTCCTGGCGGGGCTGCAGTTGATCCCGCGGGACTACGCGGAAACCGCCGCCGTGTTCGGCGCCGGGCCCTGGCAGACGCTGCGGCACGTGATCCTGCCCCTGCTGCGCCCCAGCCTCCAGACCGCGCTGATCATCCGCACCATCCTGGCGTTCCAGCTGTTCGCCACCGTGGTCGCCCTGGCCGGCCGGCAGGTGCCCGTCCTGGCCGGAGAGGCCTACTTCTGGTACGCCCTGTACCGCAGCCCGCAGGTGGCCAGCGCCTACGCGGTCCTGATCCTCCTGCTGTCGGGCGCCGTCACCTGGGTGTACCTGCGGGGGCTGGCGCCCCGGGCGGGGGAGGGGCGGGCGTGA
- a CDS encoding ABC transporter substrate-binding protein encodes MRILSACVVLVVASLGAAGAGVSAPAPEVVFTSNQLTPIQEQEWARNTLLARFTQETGIRVQFVTESEGPYVDRLLAEARAGRGTIDVTGTLHGIFPVFIANNAIRDMAEVQRRLDARGDRTFFPDLLRVARMEGIQAFVPWMQATYLIAARKEALRHFPAGRDPMRMTYDDLLQWGENIRQATGQRRVGFPVGPRGLYGRFLHGYAYPSFTGSQVKRFRSPEAVEMWRYLRRLWGVTHPSSFVYEFMSEPLLLGEVWVAWDHTARLIPALRERPDDFVVLPSPAGPRGRSFISVIVGLAIPRTADNPDLGERLIEYLTRPDTQVLTLQGVAFFPVSPEAARATPTGGLKVVADGVAAQAGARDARTALLPVGLGARTGEFVPIYVDTFRRIAIQGEDIPRVLNEQAAKLAELYRATNAPCTPPDPPERPCVPD; translated from the coding sequence ATGCGCATCCTGTCGGCGTGTGTCGTACTGGTGGTGGCCTCCCTGGGTGCCGCCGGAGCGGGCGTGTCCGCCCCGGCCCCCGAGGTGGTCTTCACCTCCAACCAGCTCACACCCATCCAGGAGCAGGAGTGGGCGCGGAACACCCTGCTGGCCCGCTTCACCCAGGAGACCGGCATCCGCGTCCAGTTCGTCACCGAGAGTGAGGGGCCGTACGTGGACCGGCTGCTGGCCGAGGCCCGGGCCGGCCGGGGGACCATCGACGTCACCGGGACCCTGCACGGGATCTTCCCGGTGTTCATCGCCAACAACGCCATCCGGGACATGGCCGAGGTGCAGCGCCGCCTGGACGCCCGCGGAGACCGCACCTTCTTTCCCGACCTCCTGCGGGTGGCCCGCATGGAGGGCATCCAGGCGTTCGTTCCCTGGATGCAGGCCACCTACCTGATCGCCGCCCGCAAGGAAGCCCTGCGGCACTTTCCGGCGGGCCGGGACCCGATGCGGATGACCTACGACGACCTGCTCCAGTGGGGCGAGAACATCCGGCAGGCCACCGGGCAGCGGCGGGTGGGGTTCCCGGTGGGCCCCCGGGGGTTGTACGGCCGCTTCCTGCACGGGTACGCCTACCCGTCGTTCACCGGGTCGCAGGTCAAGCGGTTCCGCTCCCCCGAGGCGGTGGAGATGTGGCGGTACCTGCGCCGCCTGTGGGGCGTCACCCACCCCTCGTCGTTCGTCTACGAGTTCATGTCCGAGCCCCTGCTGCTGGGCGAGGTGTGGGTGGCGTGGGACCACACCGCGCGATTGATTCCGGCCCTGCGGGAGCGTCCCGACGACTTCGTGGTGCTGCCCTCGCCCGCAGGCCCCCGGGGCAGGTCGTTCATCTCGGTCATCGTGGGCCTGGCCATCCCCCGCACGGCCGACAACCCCGACCTGGGTGAGCGGTTGATCGAGTACCTCACCCGGCCGGACACCCAGGTCCTGACCCTGCAGGGCGTGGCCTTCTTCCCGGTCTCTCCGGAGGCCGCCCGCGCCACGCCCACCGGCGGCCTGAAGGTGGTGGCCGACGGCGTGGCGGCCCAGGCCGGCGCCCGGGACGCGCGGACGGCGCTGCTGCCGGTGGGCCTGGGCGCGCGGACCGGCGAGTTTGTGCCCATCTACGTGGACACCTTCCGCCGCATCGCCATCCAGGGGGAGGACATTCCGCGGGTGCTGAACGAGCAGGCCGCCAAGCTGGCCGAGCTGTACCGGGCCACCAACGCGCCCTGCACGCCGCCCGACCCTCCCGAGCGGCCGTGCGTGCCCGACTGA
- a CDS encoding amino acid ABC transporter permease yields the protein MTPAPAEAPRLPGQGRLVSLAALERAPWWAVVLLAGGLLALAGILRSPVYVETYRFLAPGIVLTLEVAVAAYSLAMALGLVAALGQLSRNPLFYTPARLYVEVVRGVPLLVQLIYIGFVVTPVLADATGIRWFRNDIVRASLGLGIGYGAYLAEIYRAGIESIPRGQWEAARSLGMSSWQAMRFVILPQAVRVILPPLGNDFVAMLKDSSLASVLSVQELTYSGQLLNARTFRSFETFNMVALLYLIMTLLGSLGVRGLERWAGRGYR from the coding sequence ATGACTCCCGCTCCCGCCGAGGCCCCCCGGCTGCCCGGCCAGGGCAGGCTGGTGTCCCTGGCCGCCCTCGAGCGGGCTCCCTGGTGGGCGGTGGTCCTGCTGGCCGGCGGGCTGCTGGCCCTGGCGGGGATCCTCCGGTCGCCGGTGTACGTCGAAACCTACCGCTTCCTGGCGCCGGGGATCGTGCTCACCCTCGAGGTGGCCGTGGCCGCCTACAGCCTGGCCATGGCCCTGGGCCTGGTGGCGGCGCTGGGCCAGCTCTCCCGCAACCCTCTCTTCTACACGCCGGCCCGGCTGTACGTGGAGGTGGTCCGCGGCGTCCCGCTGCTGGTGCAGCTGATCTACATCGGTTTCGTGGTGACCCCGGTCCTGGCCGACGCCACGGGGATCCGCTGGTTCCGCAATGACATCGTGCGGGCGTCGCTGGGTCTGGGGATCGGGTACGGAGCCTACCTCGCCGAGATCTACCGGGCCGGCATCGAGTCGATTCCCCGGGGCCAGTGGGAGGCGGCGCGGTCGCTGGGGATGTCGTCCTGGCAGGCGATGCGCTTTGTCATCCTCCCCCAGGCCGTGCGGGTGATCCTGCCGCCGCTGGGCAATGACTTTGTGGCCATGCTCAAGGATTCGTCCCTGGCGTCGGTGCTGTCGGTCCAGGAGCTCACCTACTCGGGCCAGCTGCTCAACGCCCGCACCTTCCGCTCCTTTGAGACCTTCAACATGGTGGCGCTGCTGTACCTGATCATGACCCTGCTGGGGTCTCTGGGTGTGCGGGGGCTGGAGCGGTGGGCGGGGAGGGGATACCGGTAG
- a CDS encoding basic amino acid ABC transporter substrate-binding protein, with protein sequence MRHAFRVRWAILAAVAAAVVLAVAGCQRRQAQAPAPAPPPAAQVPDLGGRTIRVATDATYPPFEMLDANKNIIGYDIDLIRAICELANCKVDIKSVAWDGIFPALQKGDFDAVISGVTITAERDKTMDFTEPYIQVGQVILVRADETRISGVGDLADKLVAVQRGTTNDELASQLQKEGKIKEVKRYPTFDLAVRALLNKDVDAVIIDNTGASGYMGTNPDKLKIVGEPLTSEGLGIVVREGDVELQSAFNAALKVLRENGTLDRLYQKWFVEWKPTQ encoded by the coding sequence ATGAGGCATGCGTTCCGCGTCCGGTGGGCGATCCTGGCCGCCGTGGCGGCCGCCGTCGTGCTCGCGGTGGCGGGCTGCCAGCGCCGGCAGGCCCAGGCCCCGGCGCCGGCGCCGCCGCCGGCGGCGCAGGTCCCCGACCTGGGCGGGCGGACCATCCGGGTGGCCACCGACGCCACCTACCCGCCGTTTGAAATGCTGGACGCCAACAAGAACATCATCGGCTACGACATCGACCTGATCCGGGCCATCTGCGAGCTGGCCAACTGCAAGGTGGACATCAAGAGTGTGGCCTGGGACGGGATCTTCCCGGCCCTGCAGAAGGGCGACTTTGACGCGGTGATCTCGGGGGTGACCATCACCGCCGAGCGGGACAAGACCATGGACTTCACCGAGCCCTACATCCAGGTGGGGCAGGTGATCCTGGTGCGGGCCGACGAGACCCGGATCAGCGGGGTCGGCGACCTGGCGGACAAGCTGGTGGCGGTGCAGCGGGGCACCACCAACGACGAGCTGGCGTCCCAGCTGCAGAAGGAGGGCAAGATCAAGGAGGTCAAGCGGTACCCCACCTTCGACCTGGCGGTCCGGGCGCTGCTGAACAAGGACGTCGACGCGGTGATCATCGACAACACCGGCGCCTCGGGCTACATGGGCACCAATCCCGACAAGCTGAAGATCGTGGGCGAGCCCCTCACCAGCGAGGGCCTGGGCATCGTGGTGCGGGAGGGCGACGTGGAGCTGCAGAGCGCCTTCAACGCCGCCCTGAAGGTCCTGCGGGAGAACGGCACCCTGGACCGGCTGTACCAGAAGTGGTTCGTGGAGTGGAAGCCCACCCAGTAA
- a CDS encoding ABC transporter permease, which yields MGMGRYILARAALAVPMLGVLLTLVFVILRVMPGDPCVALLGGRNVTPETLDRCRQALGVDQPIHVQYVRYLEDILRGNLGTSIRTGLPVLQELLLRIPATIELALGGMVVATALGLVTGVYASLHSDRPLDHGLRLFNVASFAMPVFWIGLMLVLLLSVRWRLFPVGGRLDPVAAATFEPITHFYLLDTLLRGDVALFVDALRHLALPALTLGFVVSGFIGRMTRASMLDVLDKEYVTAARAKGLRERVVVLRHALRNALIPIVTVVGLQFALLMAGAILTETVYSWPGVARYLIASIEARDFQAIQGTVVFIAIFISAINLLVDVLYARLDPRIRF from the coding sequence ATGGGCATGGGACGCTACATTCTGGCGCGGGCCGCCCTGGCCGTCCCCATGCTGGGGGTGCTGCTGACGCTGGTCTTCGTGATCCTCCGGGTCATGCCCGGGGACCCCTGCGTGGCGCTGCTGGGCGGCCGCAACGTCACCCCCGAAACCCTGGACCGGTGCCGGCAGGCGCTGGGGGTGGACCAGCCCATCCACGTGCAGTACGTCCGCTACCTGGAGGACATCCTCCGCGGGAACCTGGGGACGTCCATCCGCACGGGGCTGCCGGTGCTGCAGGAGCTCCTGCTGCGGATCCCGGCCACCATCGAGCTGGCGCTGGGGGGCATGGTGGTGGCCACCGCGCTGGGGCTGGTCACCGGCGTGTACGCGTCCCTGCACAGCGACCGGCCCCTGGACCACGGGCTGCGCCTGTTCAACGTGGCGTCGTTCGCCATGCCGGTGTTCTGGATCGGCCTGATGCTGGTGCTGCTGCTCAGCGTGCGCTGGCGGCTGTTTCCGGTGGGGGGGAGGCTGGATCCGGTGGCGGCGGCCACCTTTGAGCCGATCACCCACTTCTACCTGCTGGACACCCTGCTGCGGGGCGACGTGGCCCTGTTCGTGGACGCGCTGCGCCACCTGGCGCTGCCGGCCCTGACCCTGGGATTCGTGGTCAGCGGCTTTATCGGGCGCATGACCCGGGCCAGCATGCTGGACGTTCTGGACAAGGAGTACGTCACCGCCGCCCGGGCCAAGGGGTTGCGGGAGCGGGTGGTGGTCCTGCGCCACGCCCTGCGCAACGCGCTGATTCCCATCGTCACGGTGGTGGGCCTGCAGTTCGCCCTGCTGATGGCCGGCGCCATCCTCACCGAGACCGTGTACAGCTGGCCGGGCGTAGCCCGCTACCTGATCGCCAGCATCGAGGCGCGGGACTTCCAGGCCATCCAGGGCACGGTGGTCTTCATCGCCATCTTCATCTCGGCCATCAACCTGCTGGTGGACGTCCTCTATGCCCGCCTGGACCCCCGGATCCGGTTCTAG
- a CDS encoding ABC transporter permease, which translates to MPAWTPGSGSSPAPDALSRPRRRGPLSRHYLLLAGSVLVAAFVAVTLLAPVLAPYDPTAPTPGGRLAPPSRQHPMGTDQLHRDVLSRVLYGGRVPLMVAALSCAASLAVGTLLGWISGYAGGRVDRVLSLVMDAIYSFPALILAIAIVAMLGPGLTNMVLAISFVYIPAYFRVARGQVLVVREQDFVEAARALGASRARILLRHIAPNTLSAVMTVPSFNIADAILTEAALSFLGFGLPPPTPDWGFDIQNGQRMLQAGFWWLITFPGLMIILVSLGFGMIGEGLNDLLNPRRRRRIA; encoded by the coding sequence ATGCCCGCCTGGACCCCCGGATCCGGTTCTAGCCCGGCGCCGGACGCCCTCTCCCGCCCCCGGCGCCGGGGGCCGCTCTCCCGCCACTACCTGCTCCTGGCGGGCAGCGTCCTGGTGGCGGCGTTTGTCGCGGTGACCCTCCTGGCTCCGGTCCTGGCCCCCTACGATCCCACCGCCCCCACGCCGGGCGGCCGCCTCGCCCCGCCCAGCCGCCAGCACCCCATGGGCACCGACCAGCTGCACCGCGACGTCCTGAGCCGGGTGCTGTACGGCGGCCGGGTGCCGCTGATGGTGGCCGCGCTGTCCTGCGCGGCCTCCCTGGCGGTGGGGACCCTCCTGGGCTGGATCTCCGGGTACGCGGGCGGCCGGGTGGACCGGGTCCTGTCGCTGGTGATGGACGCCATCTACTCGTTTCCGGCGCTCATCCTCGCCATCGCCATCGTCGCCATGCTGGGGCCGGGCCTGACCAACATGGTCCTGGCCATCTCGTTCGTCTACATCCCCGCCTACTTCCGGGTCGCCCGGGGACAGGTCCTGGTGGTGCGGGAGCAGGACTTCGTGGAGGCCGCCCGCGCCCTGGGCGCCAGCCGCGCCCGGATCCTGCTGCGCCACATCGCCCCCAACACCCTGTCGGCGGTGATGACGGTCCCGTCGTTCAACATCGCCGACGCCATCCTCACCGAGGCCGCCCTGTCCTTCCTGGGGTTCGGGCTGCCACCGCCCACCCCGGACTGGGGGTTTGACATCCAGAACGGCCAGCGGATGCTGCAGGCCGGCTTCTGGTGGCTGATCACCTTCCCCGGGCTGATGATCATCCTCGTGTCGCTGGGGTTCGGCATGATCGGCGAAGGGCTCAACGACCTCCTCAATCCCCGCCGGCGCCGCCGGATCGCCTGA
- a CDS encoding ABC transporter substrate-binding protein, giving the protein MRRVCAAAAVMAVAALAWSVAPGATAATPRDTLVMGTTDRITELSPENSYDYWTWHVFQQVAEGLVTFPPGSTVVGPRLAESWTVSPDGKVYTFRLRSGVLFTDMTPFDADAVKWSLERALRLNGPEGGVGLIMNIQKVEALDARTVRITLKEADATFLARMTDPIAPAMIFSPKSTPANEFARGRFAGTGPYMLTQYVPDQRTVYEAFRSYWGPQPRSRRVITVFFADESSLTAAVESGQVDVGFRSFNPETLRRLRTNPNLQVLQGPSLSVRYIVFNVRAKPFDNPKVRQAIAYAVDRERIARDVFGGINTPLYSMVPPGLWSHIPAFPRRNLDRARALLREAGYSSANKLRITLWLTPVRYGATEPDAGAVVKRAIEETGLAQVEIKTQEWATYTKSMSAGEFGMFFLGWFPDFVDPDNFLAPWLTESPESLGTFLNKATSAADQQTYRRFVQLLTDAKKTTDRQVRTQLYQQAQRLLAETAILVPLWSNNVQAFAVAQKNVRGIVLDGTMNFRTWLVYKE; this is encoded by the coding sequence ATGAGGCGCGTGTGCGCGGCCGCCGCCGTGATGGCGGTGGCGGCCCTGGCGTGGTCTGTGGCCCCGGGGGCCACGGCGGCAACGCCCCGGGATACCCTCGTGATGGGCACCACCGACCGCATCACCGAGCTGTCCCCCGAAAACTCCTACGACTACTGGACCTGGCACGTGTTCCAGCAGGTGGCCGAGGGCCTGGTGACGTTCCCGCCGGGCTCCACGGTGGTGGGGCCCCGGCTGGCGGAGAGCTGGACCGTGTCCCCCGACGGGAAGGTCTACACCTTCCGCCTGCGCAGCGGGGTGCTGTTCACCGACATGACGCCGTTTGACGCCGACGCCGTCAAGTGGTCCCTGGAACGGGCCCTGCGGCTGAACGGACCCGAGGGCGGGGTGGGCCTCATCATGAACATCCAGAAGGTGGAGGCCCTGGATGCCCGCACGGTCCGGATCACCCTCAAGGAGGCCGACGCCACCTTCCTGGCGCGCATGACCGACCCCATCGCGCCGGCGATGATCTTCAGCCCCAAGTCCACGCCCGCCAACGAGTTCGCCCGCGGGCGGTTTGCCGGCACGGGCCCCTACATGCTGACCCAGTACGTGCCCGACCAGCGGACGGTGTACGAGGCCTTCCGCAGCTACTGGGGCCCCCAGCCCCGCAGCCGCCGGGTGATCACGGTGTTCTTCGCCGACGAGTCGTCGCTGACGGCCGCGGTGGAGTCGGGCCAGGTGGACGTGGGCTTCCGCAGCTTCAACCCCGAGACCCTGCGGCGCCTGCGCACCAACCCCAACCTCCAGGTCCTGCAGGGGCCCAGCCTGTCGGTGCGCTACATCGTCTTCAACGTGCGGGCCAAGCCCTTCGACAACCCCAAAGTCCGCCAGGCCATCGCCTACGCCGTGGACCGGGAGCGGATCGCCCGGGATGTCTTTGGCGGCATCAACACCCCCCTGTACAGCATGGTGCCGCCGGGGCTGTGGAGCCACATCCCGGCGTTCCCCCGCCGGAACCTGGACCGGGCGCGGGCGCTGCTGCGGGAGGCGGGGTACTCGTCGGCCAACAAGCTGCGGATCACCCTGTGGCTCACCCCGGTGCGGTACGGGGCCACCGAGCCCGACGCGGGCGCGGTGGTCAAGCGGGCCATCGAGGAGACCGGCCTGGCCCAGGTGGAGATCAAGACCCAGGAGTGGGCCACCTACACCAAGTCCATGAGCGCCGGGGAGTTCGGCATGTTCTTCCTGGGCTGGTTCCCCGACTTCGTGGACCCCGACAACTTCCTGGCGCCGTGGCTCACGGAGTCCCCGGAGTCCCTGGGCACGTTCCTGAACAAGGCCACCAGCGCCGCTGACCAGCAGACCTACCGGCGCTTCGTGCAGCTGCTGACCGACGCCAAGAAGACCACCGACCGTCAGGTGCGCACGCAGCTGTACCAGCAGGCCCAGCGGCTGCTGGCGGAGACCGCCATCCTGGTCCCGCTGTGGAGCAACAACGTCCAGGCCTTCGCCGTGGCGCAAAAGAATGTGCGGGGCATCGTCCTGGACGGGACCATGAACTTCCGGACCTGGCTGGTGTACAAGGAGTGA
- a CDS encoding D-glycerate dehydrogenase: protein MSRPRVYVTRRIPQPALDLLRSVADVTLWDREDQPVPRDVLLREVAEVDGLLSLLTDRIDAQVMDAAPRLRVVANFAVGYDNIDVPEATRRKIVVTNTPEVLTETVADFAFCLILAAARRLVEADRFTRAGRWKTWEPMLLAGQDVHHATLGLVGLGRIGSAVARRAQGFAMRVLYYDVVRRQDLEQTLGIAYAPLDDVLREADIISVHVPLTPQTRHLIGPAQFALMKPTAVFVNTSRGPVVDQRALAEALATGRIFAAGIDVFEVEPVPPDDPLLRLDNVAVAPHIASASVPTRTRMATLAAENLVAVLQGRRPPTPVNPEVLEA from the coding sequence GTGAGCCGCCCTCGCGTTTACGTGACGCGACGGATTCCCCAGCCTGCCCTGGACCTGTTGCGGTCCGTGGCCGACGTCACCCTCTGGGACCGGGAAGACCAGCCGGTTCCCCGCGACGTGTTGCTGCGGGAGGTCGCCGAGGTGGACGGCCTGCTGAGCCTGCTGACCGACCGCATCGACGCCCAGGTCATGGACGCGGCTCCCCGATTGCGGGTCGTGGCCAACTTCGCGGTGGGCTACGACAACATCGATGTGCCGGAAGCCACCCGCCGGAAGATCGTGGTGACCAACACCCCCGAGGTGTTGACCGAGACCGTCGCCGACTTCGCCTTCTGCCTGATCCTGGCGGCGGCCCGCCGCCTGGTGGAGGCGGACCGGTTCACCCGAGCCGGCCGCTGGAAGACCTGGGAGCCGATGCTGCTGGCCGGCCAGGACGTGCACCACGCCACCCTGGGCCTGGTGGGCCTGGGGCGCATCGGGTCGGCGGTGGCCCGCCGGGCCCAGGGGTTCGCCATGCGGGTCCTGTACTACGACGTGGTCCGCCGCCAGGACCTCGAGCAGACCCTGGGAATCGCCTACGCCCCGCTGGACGACGTCCTGCGGGAGGCGGACATCATCAGCGTCCACGTGCCGCTGACGCCCCAGACCCGCCACCTCATCGGCCCCGCGCAGTTCGCCCTGATGAAGCCCACGGCGGTGTTCGTGAACACCAGCCGGGGGCCGGTGGTGGACCAGCGGGCGCTCGCCGAGGCCCTGGCCACCGGGCGCATCTTCGCCGCCGGCATCGATGTCTTCGAGGTGGAGCCGGTGCCGCCCGACGACCCGCTGCTGCGGCTGGACAACGTGGCGGTGGCGCCCCACATCGCCAGCGCCAGCGTGCCCACCCGCACCCGGATGGCCACCCTGGCGGCGGAGAACCTGGTGGCGGTCCTGCAGGGCCGCCGTCCCCCCACGCCGGTGAACCCGGAGGTGCTGGAGGCCTGA